The following proteins come from a genomic window of bacterium:
- a CDS encoding M55 family metallopeptidase — MSAARAGREASECRVFISADIEGVAGVATTLQTLDSARQYQEGRELMTDEVSAAVAGAFDGGATDVVVCDSHAGMQNIIPSRLDERAVLLRGAMRDSLQTEGLDASFHAVFITGTHGRAGTADAVLDHTWNSTTIYNLRINGREMNEADLNALVAGRFGVPVVLVTGDEATMAQTREFLPQTRTVAVKTGRGRGVAASLHPREAGRRIRETAAEAVRARGQIKPVAVGNPLVMEIDYNRTDMAQTAALVPGVRRIAPRTVRVEAEPDVLFRLQELLVYRLRYEL; from the coding sequence ATGAGCGCCGCTCGGGCGGGCCGCGAAGCGTCTGAGTGCCGCGTCTTCATCTCCGCGGACATCGAAGGGGTCGCGGGCGTCGCGACGACGCTGCAGACGCTCGACAGCGCCCGCCAGTATCAGGAAGGCCGCGAGCTCATGACCGACGAGGTGAGCGCGGCGGTGGCGGGCGCGTTCGACGGCGGCGCGACGGACGTCGTCGTTTGCGACAGCCACGCCGGCATGCAGAACATCATCCCGAGCCGCCTCGACGAGCGCGCGGTGCTGCTGCGCGGGGCGATGCGCGATTCGCTCCAGACGGAGGGCCTCGACGCGTCCTTCCACGCCGTGTTCATCACCGGCACCCACGGGCGCGCCGGCACGGCCGATGCCGTGCTGGATCACACGTGGAACAGCACGACGATCTACAATCTGCGCATCAACGGCCGCGAGATGAACGAGGCGGATCTCAACGCGCTCGTCGCGGGCCGCTTCGGCGTCCCCGTGGTGCTGGTCACGGGGGACGAGGCCACGATGGCGCAGACTCGGGAGTTCCTGCCGCAGACCCGTACGGTCGCGGTCAAGACGGGCCGGGGCCGCGGCGTTGCCGCCTCGCTGCATCCGCGCGAGGCCGGCCGGCGGATCCGCGAGACGGCGGCGGAAGCGGTGCGGGCGCGCGGACAGATCAAGCCGGTGGCGGTGGGCAACCCGCTCGTGATGGAGATCGACTACAACCGCACCGATATGGCGCAGACGGCCGCGCTGGTCCCGGGCGTGCGGCGGATCGCCCCCCGGACGGTGCGGGTCGAGGCGGAGCCGGACGTCCTCTTCAGGCTCCAAGAACTGCTGGTCTACCGCCTCCGCTACGAGCTGTAG
- a CDS encoding creatininase family protein — protein MPWTEVREAIARGVTAVVSLGSIEEHGPHCPEGDYIIVDEIAARAAEISGDVVTPTLPFGYSEYFRNYPGTITLRSETLAAVLTDTIDCLLLHKFPRIVIMNGHNGNTATVEIVARRYRRSHRLVIPSIAPFQIIQAPDLIERVYGGKVELGHGGEPIGSLMMYLRPERVQLHRAGAFGRQKVFGVPTDGLGAIKVDGVRAAVPLDMEDVTPPTGSLSDPRLGSAERGRQLLEHAVQACAGFLKWFRTVDPYLGTGAAAPGGRAR, from the coding sequence ATGCCCTGGACAGAGGTCCGCGAGGCGATCGCCCGCGGGGTGACGGCGGTCGTATCACTGGGATCTATCGAAGAACACGGCCCGCACTGCCCGGAGGGCGACTATATCATCGTCGATGAGATCGCGGCGCGGGCGGCGGAGATCTCGGGCGACGTCGTCACGCCGACGCTGCCGTTCGGCTACTCGGAGTACTTCCGCAACTATCCGGGCACGATCACGCTCCGTTCCGAGACGCTCGCCGCCGTGCTCACGGACACGATCGACTGTCTCCTGCTCCACAAGTTTCCGCGCATCGTCATCATGAACGGCCACAACGGCAACACAGCCACCGTGGAAATCGTGGCGCGGCGCTACCGGCGGTCCCACCGGCTCGTCATTCCATCGATCGCGCCGTTTCAAATCATTCAGGCGCCGGATTTGATCGAGCGCGTCTACGGCGGCAAGGTCGAGCTCGGGCACGGCGGCGAGCCGATCGGATCGCTCATGATGTACCTGCGGCCGGAGCGCGTGCAGCTGCACCGGGCGGGCGCCTTCGGCAGGCAGAAGGTCTTCGGCGTGCCCACCGACGGCCTCGGTGCGATCAAGGTCGACGGCGTCCGCGCCGCGGTGCCGCTCGACATGGAAGACGTCACGCCGCCGACCGGCAGCCTCTCGGATCCCAGGCTCGGCAGCGCCGAACGCGGCCGGCAGCTTCTCGAGCACGCGGTGCAGGCCTGCGCGGGGTTCCTGAAGTGGTTCCGGACGGTCGATCCCTATCTCGGCACCGGCGCGGCGGCGCCGGGCGGCCGTGCGCGATGA
- a CDS encoding GntR family transcriptional regulator, which translates to MSPLGPVPVKRLGDTVYETLAEAIASGQLSEGAKLFEDEIARQMGVSRTPVREAFRQLAKTGLVDADLYRTPVVRRLTRQDIDEIYELREALEPLALRLALRNPDASWLDDLDAKQRAIEEQSAQGAVDVTASVHYNEVFHRAFVTASRHERLANIMDPLWIQVLRLSFLSHQLERLPAGRLPRAMVEHRAILDAARTGDGERGETLLRRHVRRGHDDLVASLFSSEHSAPGKGGTS; encoded by the coding sequence ATGAGCCCACTCGGTCCTGTTCCGGTAAAGCGCCTCGGCGATACCGTCTACGAGACCCTGGCCGAGGCGATCGCGTCCGGCCAACTGTCCGAGGGCGCAAAGCTCTTCGAGGACGAGATCGCCAGGCAGATGGGCGTGAGTAGGACGCCGGTGCGGGAAGCGTTCCGCCAACTGGCCAAGACAGGCCTCGTCGACGCCGACCTGTACCGCACCCCGGTGGTGCGGCGGCTCACCCGGCAGGACATCGACGAAATCTACGAACTCCGCGAAGCGCTCGAGCCGCTCGCGCTGCGACTGGCGCTGCGCAACCCGGATGCGTCGTGGCTCGATGACCTCGACGCGAAACAGCGCGCGATCGAAGAGCAGAGTGCTCAAGGCGCGGTCGACGTGACCGCGTCCGTGCACTACAACGAAGTGTTCCACCGCGCGTTCGTGACGGCCAGCCGTCACGAACGGCTCGCCAACATCATGGATCCGCTGTGGATCCAGGTGCTCCGGCTGTCGTTCCTCTCGCACCAGCTCGAGCGTCTTCCCGCCGGGCGGCTGCCGCGGGCGATGGTCGAACACCGCGCGATCCTCGACGCGGCCCGCACCGGCGACGGCGAGCGCGGCGAGACGCTGCTGCGGCGGCACGTCCGCCGCGGACACGACGATCTCGTTGCGTCGCTGTTCTCATCGGAACACTCTGCGCCCGGCAAAGGAGGCACGTCATGA
- a CDS encoding RraA family protein, whose amino-acid sequence MSTINPAGGPWACGAGQRCPDGAGGRHAAGAAEGARAPLRPGFILVRGAPRMDPALVDAFRDVPTALVSDAQGRQLTLHHAVKPIYQPMSRLLGPALTVKARPGDNMMAMKAIEEARPGDVLVISSDGESNLSVWGGIMAAMAVRRKVAGVVTDGLVRDVAQIRKTGLPVFATGLTPAAPTKDGPGQLNTVIACGNVIVHPGDIVIGDEDGVVIVPRAEAASVLEMVRGRQAREQMWLEHIGRDDFSPLVNTDEDFRARGCRIVSS is encoded by the coding sequence ATGAGTACGATCAATCCGGCAGGAGGTCCCTGGGCCTGCGGCGCGGGCCAAAGATGCCCAGACGGGGCAGGAGGCCGCCATGCGGCCGGAGCCGCGGAGGGCGCGCGGGCGCCGCTGCGGCCCGGCTTCATTCTCGTGCGCGGAGCGCCGCGGATGGACCCGGCGCTCGTCGACGCGTTTCGCGATGTTCCGACGGCGCTCGTCTCGGACGCGCAGGGCCGGCAGTTGACGCTGCACCACGCGGTGAAGCCGATCTATCAGCCGATGTCCCGGCTGCTCGGCCCCGCGCTGACCGTGAAGGCGCGCCCGGGCGACAACATGATGGCGATGAAGGCGATCGAGGAGGCGCGCCCCGGCGACGTGCTCGTGATCTCGAGCGACGGCGAGTCCAACCTCTCCGTCTGGGGCGGCATCATGGCGGCGATGGCCGTCCGGCGCAAGGTCGCCGGCGTCGTGACGGACGGGCTCGTGCGCGACGTGGCGCAGATTCGCAAGACCGGGCTGCCGGTGTTCGCCACCGGATTGACGCCCGCGGCGCCGACCAAGGACGGGCCGGGGCAGCTCAATACGGTCATCGCCTGCGGCAACGTCATTGTGCATCCCGGCGACATCGTGATCGGCGACGAAGACGGCGTCGTGATCGTCCCGCGCGCGGAGGCGGCGTCGGTGCTGGAGATGGTGCGCGGCCGCCAGGCGCGCGAGCAGATGTGGCTCGAGCATATCGGCCGCGACGACTTCAGCCCGCTGGTCAATACCGACGAGGATTTCCGGGCGCGCGGCTGCCGCATCGTGTCGTCGTAG
- a CDS encoding M28 family peptidase, which translates to MTSDALRAADRDLIGDVWTSDEAWAHCEALVDRFPRRYAGHADEAGARDYLLDALARYGVPARAEPFPCGHWTPGPAELELHAPQRRTISGVNLPMNVNAEVTADVVFVDEGTPAQYAAYADRVRDQLVMVTSRCPAYSHRPRTCRREKYLRAVDAGARGFLYMRHEGGLLPETYSLSADGPPPIPGLSLTREAGSEILRLLRQGPVRATLRTAGAVSPGTSWNVVGDMPGRRRPERVILVGAHYDTLVGCPGAIDDASGAAVLLEVARALSKHAPLLGTTVRFAFFGLEEGGLQGAYAYTDAHAGDLGAVDFMLNLDGAGFGDPHKGIGLQGWPELIPFFRGLGREMREDFPVDVWVTPNSDMHPFLLRGVPCAWLFDLGMSLANLGWPHTAADSLDKVSRRSLRTVALLVARLLLYMDNEDWPGRHARPEEVAAWLSEWNLEPRTKRRMPV; encoded by the coding sequence ATGACGAGCGACGCACTCCGTGCCGCCGACCGCGACCTGATCGGCGACGTTTGGACGAGCGACGAAGCCTGGGCGCACTGCGAGGCGCTGGTCGACCGATTCCCGCGGCGGTACGCGGGACATGCCGACGAGGCCGGCGCCCGCGACTACCTGCTCGACGCGCTCGCGCGCTACGGCGTCCCGGCCCGCGCCGAGCCGTTTCCGTGCGGTCATTGGACGCCGGGGCCGGCGGAGCTCGAACTGCACGCGCCGCAGCGCCGCACGATCTCCGGCGTCAATCTCCCGATGAACGTGAACGCCGAGGTCACGGCGGACGTCGTATTCGTCGACGAGGGCACGCCCGCGCAGTACGCGGCGTACGCCGACCGCGTGCGGGATCAGCTGGTGATGGTGACGAGCCGCTGTCCCGCCTATTCGCACCGGCCCCGCACCTGCCGCAGGGAGAAATACCTCCGCGCCGTCGACGCGGGCGCGCGCGGCTTCCTCTACATGCGGCACGAGGGGGGACTTCTGCCGGAGACCTACAGCCTCAGCGCCGACGGACCGCCGCCGATCCCCGGCCTCAGCCTGACCCGGGAAGCGGGATCCGAGATCCTCCGGCTCTTGCGGCAGGGTCCGGTACGCGCGACGCTGCGGACGGCCGGCGCGGTCTCGCCGGGGACCTCCTGGAACGTCGTGGGCGACATGCCGGGCCGGCGCCGCCCGGAACGGGTGATCCTGGTCGGCGCGCACTACGACACGCTGGTGGGATGCCCGGGCGCCATCGACGACGCGTCGGGCGCGGCGGTGCTGCTGGAAGTGGCCCGTGCGCTCTCGAAGCACGCGCCGCTCCTCGGCACGACCGTCCGGTTCGCGTTCTTCGGGCTCGAGGAGGGCGGGCTGCAGGGCGCGTACGCCTACACGGACGCGCACGCCGGCGATCTCGGCGCCGTGGATTTCATGCTCAACCTCGACGGGGCCGGCTTCGGTGATCCCCACAAGGGCATCGGCCTTCAGGGATGGCCGGAGCTCATTCCGTTCTTCCGAGGTCTCGGCCGCGAGATGCGCGAGGACTTCCCGGTCGACGTCTGGGTCACGCCCAATTCCGACATGCACCCGTTTCTGCTGCGCGGCGTGCCCTGCGCGTGGCTGTTCGATCTCGGCATGTCGCTGGCGAATCTCGGATGGCCGCACACGGCGGCGGACTCGCTCGACAAGGTCTCCCGCCGCTCGCTCCGCACCGTGGCGCTGCTTGTCGCGCGCCTGCTGTTGTATATGGACAATGAGGACTGGCCGGGACGGCACGCGCGGCCCGAGGAGGTCGCCGCGTGGCTGTCGGAATGGAACCTCGAGCCGCGGACGAAGAGGAGGATGCCGGTATGA
- a CDS encoding ABC transporter substrate-binding protein translates to MTGAGRITRRRLIGQAAAGGLALGAGSLLAPWQRRALAAGLSPVVVMQGVDPETLDPQFGESGIMANVLSNVVEGLTAYDRNMNVVPFLAESLRVLDDKVTWRAVLRDGIKFSNGRPFNAEAVKFTVDRTLDPKMRAQGLNDPFPSRSGVTRVNIVNAKTVDIVLHEPNVIFPVFLYFLYMLEPNYYSSTPPQRTAVAPVGTGPWTVTEWVKGDHLTMVANNGYWRGAPHVKEYRWRPVPEKATRLNSLIRGEGDIATHLDPDDIPILQRVDRLRVSTAPGSRRVHIGFPCDVARYHDRRVRYALSYAVDYNGLAKGLLGQLGPKPVSTVLVAADVWRNPALHPFEYNPQKAKALLAEAKFPMNEPVRIYVPVGRYLKGEDAARAVAGYLRQVGLKADAAPLDWSVYTDKMRSPKGMDDLYLLGLGSRFNGPEDLSIVTTGQIWDQTKWVTATENGPKFNALYKQLSSTFDPAKQKKLAFQMEALFVEEAAWINLWIEPGASGVNRRITWEDSGGGDRLEFWLPGEGDVRYT, encoded by the coding sequence ATGACTGGCGCAGGACGGATCACCCGCAGACGGTTGATCGGACAGGCGGCCGCCGGAGGGCTCGCGCTCGGCGCCGGCAGCCTGCTCGCGCCGTGGCAGCGCCGCGCCCTTGCGGCGGGTCTATCACCGGTCGTCGTCATGCAGGGTGTCGACCCCGAGACGCTCGATCCGCAGTTCGGCGAGTCGGGCATCATGGCGAACGTGCTCAGCAACGTGGTCGAGGGGCTGACCGCCTACGACCGCAACATGAACGTCGTGCCGTTCCTCGCCGAGTCGCTGCGCGTGCTCGACGACAAGGTGACCTGGCGGGCCGTCCTGCGCGACGGCATCAAGTTCTCCAACGGCCGGCCGTTCAACGCGGAGGCCGTCAAATTCACCGTGGACCGGACGCTCGATCCCAAGATGCGCGCGCAGGGCCTCAACGATCCGTTTCCGTCGCGCTCCGGTGTCACGCGGGTCAACATCGTCAACGCGAAGACGGTCGACATCGTGCTGCACGAGCCGAACGTGATCTTTCCGGTGTTCCTGTACTTTCTCTACATGCTGGAGCCCAACTACTACTCGTCCACGCCGCCGCAGCGCACGGCGGTGGCGCCGGTGGGAACGGGCCCGTGGACCGTGACCGAGTGGGTGAAGGGCGACCACCTGACGATGGTCGCCAACAACGGATACTGGCGGGGGGCCCCGCACGTCAAGGAGTACCGCTGGCGTCCGGTGCCGGAAAAGGCGACGCGGCTCAACAGCCTGATCCGCGGCGAGGGCGACATCGCGACCCACCTGGATCCGGACGACATCCCGATCCTCCAGCGGGTGGACCGCCTGCGGGTCTCGACGGCGCCGGGCAGCCGGCGCGTGCACATCGGTTTCCCGTGCGACGTCGCGCGCTACCACGACCGCCGGGTGCGCTATGCGCTGTCGTACGCGGTCGACTACAACGGCCTCGCAAAAGGGCTGCTCGGGCAGCTGGGACCCAAGCCGGTCTCCACCGTGCTGGTGGCCGCCGACGTGTGGCGCAACCCGGCGCTGCATCCCTTCGAGTACAACCCCCAGAAGGCGAAGGCGCTCCTCGCGGAGGCCAAGTTCCCGATGAACGAGCCGGTGCGGATCTACGTGCCGGTCGGCCGGTACCTTAAGGGCGAGGACGCCGCCCGCGCGGTGGCCGGCTATCTCCGCCAGGTCGGCCTCAAGGCCGATGCGGCGCCGCTCGACTGGTCGGTGTACACGGACAAGATGCGCAGCCCGAAGGGCATGGACGATCTGTACCTGCTCGGCCTCGGCTCCCGGTTCAACGGCCCCGAGGATCTGAGCATCGTGACCACCGGGCAGATCTGGGACCAGACGAAGTGGGTGACGGCCACCGAGAACGGCCCCAAATTCAACGCGCTCTACAAGCAGCTCAGCTCGACGTTCGATCCGGCGAAGCAGAAGAAGCTGGCGTTTCAGATGGAAGCGCTGTTCGTCGAAGAGGCGGCCTGGATCAACCTGTGGATCGAGCCGGGCGCGTCCGGCGTCAACCGGCGGATCACGTGGGAAGACTCGGGCGGGGGCGACCGGCTGGAGTTCTGGCTGCCGGGTGAAGGGGACGTGCGCTACACGTAA
- a CDS encoding ABC transporter permease — MTTYVARRIAQTVVVVLGVSVLSFGMMFLTGDPTMVMAGENWTRQQVDEFRHQMGFDRPWLEQYETFVTHAVRGDFGISIRQQQPVFQLIVQRIPATLELAGSAMAITVGVGIPLGMQAAMHRNTALDRGAMGLALLGQSMPVFWLGLLLVLVFSVWLGWFPVAGRGGLAHLVLPGLTLGLFSLAYTARITRSAMLDVLFTDYLRTARSKGLAERRVLVRHALRNALVPIITVLGLQFGGLLGGAVITETIFAWPGVGRLVLQAIQGKDLPLVQAAVFLLAVMFVTLNLCVDLLYVWVDPRVRFA, encoded by the coding sequence ATGACCACGTACGTCGCCCGGCGCATCGCCCAGACCGTGGTCGTCGTGCTCGGCGTCTCCGTGCTGTCCTTTGGGATGATGTTTCTCACCGGCGATCCGACGATGGTGATGGCCGGCGAGAACTGGACCCGGCAGCAGGTCGACGAGTTCCGCCACCAGATGGGGTTCGACCGGCCGTGGCTGGAGCAGTACGAGACGTTCGTGACGCACGCGGTCCGCGGCGACTTCGGCATCTCGATCCGCCAGCAGCAGCCGGTGTTCCAGTTGATCGTCCAGCGGATCCCGGCGACGCTGGAATTGGCCGGGTCCGCGATGGCGATCACCGTCGGCGTCGGCATCCCGCTCGGGATGCAGGCGGCGATGCACCGCAACACCGCCCTCGACCGGGGCGCCATGGGCCTGGCATTGCTCGGACAGTCGATGCCGGTGTTCTGGCTCGGCCTGCTGCTCGTGCTCGTGTTCTCGGTGTGGCTGGGATGGTTTCCGGTGGCCGGGCGCGGGGGCCTCGCCCACCTCGTGCTGCCCGGTCTGACGCTGGGACTCTTCTCGCTCGCCTACACGGCGCGGATCACGCGGTCGGCGATGCTCGACGTCCTGTTCACGGACTACCTCCGGACGGCCCGAAGCAAAGGTCTTGCCGAACGGCGGGTGCTCGTGCGCCACGCTCTGCGCAACGCGCTCGTGCCCATCATCACCGTGCTCGGGCTGCAGTTCGGCGGGCTGCTCGGCGGGGCGGTGATTACGGAGACGATCTTCGCCTGGCCCGGCGTCGGGCGCCTCGTCCTCCAGGCGATCCAGGGTAAGGATCTTCCGCTCGTCCAGGCCGCGGTGTTTCTCCTGGCGGTCATGTTCGTCACCCTCAACCTCTGCGTCGACCTGCTGTACGTGTGGGTCGACCCCCGCGTGCGGTTCGCGTGA
- a CDS encoding ABC transporter permease yields MNGRVPPSVLAALAVLCLLAATAVFAGQLSRYDPGAVSLGDRLTPPVLFGGTWQHPLGTDTLGEDVLSRVIYGGRISLIVGLCAVAISGTIGVGLGTVAGYLGGAVDDVIMRVAEIQLAFPSILLYVSIMAVLGPGLAKIILVIGIVSWVAYARIERGVVLGLKEREFIEAARAMGAPAWAIIRRHILPNTLGPMIVVGSFTLAGAIVTEASLSFLGLGVPPAVPSWGRMLADGRDYLERGWWIATAPGVAIMLVVLAVNITGDWLRDVLDPRLRM; encoded by the coding sequence GTGAACGGCCGCGTCCCGCCGTCCGTCCTCGCGGCGCTCGCCGTCCTGTGCCTTCTGGCCGCCACCGCGGTGTTCGCCGGCCAGCTGTCGCGGTACGATCCCGGGGCGGTCTCGCTCGGGGACCGGCTCACGCCCCCGGTGTTGTTCGGCGGCACGTGGCAGCACCCGCTCGGCACCGACACGCTGGGCGAAGACGTCCTCAGCCGCGTGATCTACGGAGGACGGATCTCGCTCATCGTCGGTCTCTGCGCGGTCGCGATTTCCGGAACGATCGGCGTCGGCCTCGGGACGGTCGCGGGATACCTCGGGGGCGCCGTCGACGACGTCATCATGCGGGTGGCCGAGATTCAGCTCGCGTTTCCTTCCATTCTCCTGTACGTCAGCATCATGGCCGTGCTGGGACCGGGGCTCGCGAAGATCATCCTGGTCATCGGCATTGTGAGCTGGGTCGCCTACGCCCGGATCGAGCGCGGCGTCGTCCTCGGGCTCAAGGAGCGCGAGTTTATCGAGGCGGCCCGCGCGATGGGCGCGCCGGCGTGGGCGATCATCCGGCGGCACATTCTGCCCAACACCCTCGGCCCGATGATCGTTGTCGGAAGCTTCACGCTCGCCGGCGCGATCGTCACGGAGGCTTCGCTGAGCTTCCTGGGCCTCGGCGTGCCGCCGGCGGTGCCGTCGTGGGGACGCATGCTCGCCGACGGGCGGGACTACCTCGAGCGCGGCTGGTGGATCGCGACGGCGCCCGGGGTCGCGATCATGCTCGTCGTGCTGGCCGTCAACATTACCGGGGACTGGCTGCGTGACGTCTTGGACCCGCGCCTGCGGATGTAA
- a CDS encoding RraA family protein — MNDIATLYAPGGELGEALAILAKASPAWVSDAQSTMNTMDPGIKPVWPGARVVGPVFTARCLPESIITVHKALLEAPKGAVIVADGGGTHTGALFGELMATEARNRGIVGLIVDGAVRDTEALEALKFPVFARAVTPRVGSNRRLGTTQEAVVCGGVPVHPGDVVLAAHDGVVVVPRARLAAAVAAVQAIEKKEADLRARMGRGEGLAEMIGMLPIIYPK, encoded by the coding sequence ATGAACGACATCGCGACACTCTACGCACCGGGCGGGGAGCTCGGCGAGGCGCTGGCGATTCTGGCCAAGGCGTCGCCGGCGTGGGTCAGCGACGCGCAGAGCACGATGAACACGATGGATCCCGGCATCAAGCCGGTATGGCCCGGCGCGCGGGTCGTGGGCCCGGTGTTTACGGCGCGGTGCCTGCCGGAGAGCATCATCACGGTTCATAAGGCGCTGCTCGAGGCGCCGAAGGGCGCGGTGATCGTGGCCGACGGCGGCGGCACGCACACCGGCGCGCTGTTCGGGGAGCTGATGGCGACGGAGGCGCGCAATCGCGGCATCGTCGGGCTCATCGTCGACGGCGCGGTGCGCGACACAGAAGCGCTCGAAGCGCTCAAGTTCCCGGTGTTCGCGCGCGCCGTCACGCCGCGCGTCGGCTCGAACCGGCGGCTGGGGACCACGCAGGAGGCGGTCGTCTGCGGCGGCGTGCCGGTCCACCCCGGCGACGTCGTCCTCGCCGCGCACGACGGCGTCGTGGTGGTGCCGCGGGCGCGGCTCGCCGCGGCCGTCGCGGCCGTGCAGGCGATCGAGAAGAAGGAGGCCGACCTGCGGGCCCGGATGGGCCGCGGGGAAGGGCTCGCCGAGATGATCGGCATGCTGCCGATCATCTATCCGAAATGA
- a CDS encoding gamma-glutamyltransferase, which produces MIVCAEPLAAQAGREILLEGNAADAAVATAFAQGVVNPFMCGLGGMGIAAVHHGPTAERSVIDCYAAIGSVPPPASWVDEYVGRLETYGRFVIKSEDNQAGYQSIMVPGVVRGCHEVWRRYGSGRVPWRRLVEPAARLAREGYAVGAGLAEMWARDEDAPGLPSQAKKFARSPEAARIFGRPYPEGERLAQPDYARTLERIGDGGPDEFYTGSLGREIADDLERGASLIAPHDLAEYRARPLPPLTGTYHECEVAGPPVPCGTAHVIEMLQVADGLEWARLDPLGPDYVELATAIMRVTFGEHVPLKLDPPYLVARHRLDELTSRGHADEVRRRITAERRGADPGTTHLTAADGEGTVVSFTHSLGSGAGSGVVTRGLGFLYNNFLGHYNPLPNRWDSIVPGKRGVGTTPAVLYRGGRPWLGIGAAGGSRINTAVFQTVLNVVERGMTARDAVAAPRCHSEEAKIIFVEDAYPEATVRDLRYRGYDVRRTRHVARVQAILIDPSGTMHAGPDPRGGSGSAQVP; this is translated from the coding sequence ATGATCGTCTGCGCGGAGCCCCTGGCCGCGCAGGCCGGCCGGGAGATTCTGCTGGAGGGCAACGCGGCCGACGCCGCCGTGGCCACCGCGTTCGCCCAGGGCGTCGTGAACCCGTTCATGTGCGGCCTCGGCGGCATGGGGATCGCCGCCGTCCATCACGGCCCCACGGCCGAGCGCTCGGTGATCGACTGCTACGCCGCGATCGGCTCGGTGCCGCCGCCGGCGTCCTGGGTCGACGAGTACGTGGGGCGCCTCGAGACGTACGGCCGGTTCGTGATCAAAAGCGAGGACAACCAGGCCGGCTACCAGTCGATCATGGTGCCCGGTGTGGTCCGCGGCTGCCACGAAGTGTGGCGGCGGTACGGCTCGGGCCGCGTGCCGTGGCGCCGCCTCGTGGAGCCGGCCGCGCGGCTGGCGCGGGAGGGCTACGCGGTCGGCGCCGGGCTCGCCGAGATGTGGGCCCGGGACGAGGACGCGCCGGGGCTCCCGAGCCAGGCGAAAAAGTTCGCGCGCTCGCCGGAAGCGGCGCGCATCTTCGGCCGGCCGTACCCGGAGGGCGAGCGGTTGGCGCAGCCCGACTACGCGCGGACGCTCGAGCGGATCGGCGACGGCGGGCCGGACGAGTTCTACACGGGGTCGCTCGGCCGGGAGATCGCGGACGATCTCGAGCGCGGGGCGTCCCTGATCGCGCCGCACGACCTGGCCGAATACCGCGCCCGGCCGCTTCCGCCGCTCACCGGCACATACCACGAATGCGAGGTCGCCGGCCCCCCGGTGCCGTGCGGGACGGCGCATGTCATCGAGATGCTCCAGGTCGCCGACGGCCTCGAGTGGGCGCGGCTCGATCCGCTCGGCCCGGATTACGTGGAACTCGCCACGGCGATCATGCGGGTCACCTTCGGCGAACACGTGCCGCTCAAACTCGATCCGCCGTATCTCGTGGCGCGCCACCGGCTCGACGAACTCACCTCGCGCGGCCACGCCGACGAGGTCCGGCGGCGCATCACCGCGGAGCGGCGGGGGGCCGACCCCGGCACGACGCATCTGACGGCCGCCGACGGCGAGGGCACGGTCGTCAGTTTCACGCACTCGCTCGGCTCCGGTGCGGGGTCCGGGGTCGTGACCCGCGGCCTGGGCTTCCTCTACAACAATTTTCTCGGGCACTACAACCCGTTGCCGAACCGGTGGGATTCGATCGTCCCCGGCAAGCGCGGGGTCGGCACGACACCGGCCGTGCTCTATCGCGGCGGCCGGCCGTGGCTCGGCATCGGCGCGGCGGGCGGCAGCCGCATCAACACCGCGGTCTTCCAGACGGTGCTCAACGTCGTAGAGCGGGGGATGACCGCGCGCGACGCGGTCGCCGCGCCGCGCTGCCACTCCGAGGAGGCGAAGATCATCTTCGTCGAGGACGCGTATCCCGAAGCGACCGTGCGCGACCTCAGGTACCGGGGCTACGACGTCCGTCGGACGCGGCACGTGGCGCGCGTCCAGGCCATCCTGATCGATCCGTCGGGCACGATGCACGCCGGTCCGGATCCGCGCGGCGGGAGCGGATCGGCGCAGGTGCCGTGA